A stretch of Vigna angularis cultivar LongXiaoDou No.4 chromosome 4, ASM1680809v1, whole genome shotgun sequence DNA encodes these proteins:
- the LOC108343123 gene encoding protein IQ-DOMAIN 32, with the protein MGKSTSCFKLITCGGDAADKDDYHQVSEIKESNDKRGWSFRKKSARHRVLSNTVIAEAPSSTNKESAECTNFNFQPLSEPNVVEKVYTTNCSDEKPQLSSFENSQVGETNVIETERKVDVNPPESDVIVIQAAIRGLLAQRELLQRKKVVKLQAAIRGHLVRRHALGTLRCAQSIIKMQVLVRTRRAQQSHLENHLIHKDGEKDSSEILGNENLMTKSNVNYTSIEKLLSNRFASQLLESTPKNKPIHVKCDPSKADSAWKWLERWMSISSKDIADCNETSSLTEHSKESKDSAPVFQFETGIPSEPFPPATDSIPTVEDSPLPSEDEEKSITYDANNFEFQASCSSPSIVKDDLEQVPAEEKTAYDAKVTLADTNSFQNDNSASDASAPSEFYSLHKGPEIAPSSEHSSVHGEPEITPPPEHTSFYQKPEIDSEQNKRSVKRFASEQLESEGKKTVNGSKKVSNPAFIAAQSKFEELSSIANSGRTNNLSYQDSAVESQGDTSSVGNDSAYKSKEFAFENPALYLSRLAGSDCGTELSISSTLDSPDISEPGIMENERDAKDLVEGIGNLENTINRDDEANVSSAIPASNVATSVLDQSEVVDDISGNLGPSVVAVDSGEPAISNIEKNASDLQREPAEAGLQDLRSSPEASPRSHLTVPESQGTPSSQVSVQTKENKANKNRSGNKRRSLPLSNKSPSTPNQDSGSRGSREQLPKDQQNGKRRTSFGSVKPDDIDQEPRDNNTSNNSVPHFMQATESAKAKINANNSPRSSPDVHERDVEVKKRLSLPGAAGRQGSPRIQRSTSKAQQTAKGNNVNPPQERKWLR; encoded by the exons ATGGGCAAATCTACCTCCTGCTTCAAGCTAATCACTTGCGGTGGCGATGCGGCCGATAAGGACGACTACCACCAAGTCTCCGAG ATCAAGGAGTCTAATGATAAACGTGGTTGGAGTTTTCGCAAGAAATCTGCAAGGCATCGTGTGCTTAGCAATACTGTGATAGCAGAGGCTCCATCTTCGACAAATAAGGAAAGTGCAGAAtgtactaattttaattttcaaccaCTTTCTGAACCTAATGTTGTCGAGAAGGTTTACACAACAAATTGCTCTGATGAGAAGCCCCAGTTATCCTCTTTTGAAAACTCACAAGTAGGGGAAACAAATGTAATTGAAACTGAGAGGAAGGTGGATGTGAATCCACCAGAGTCTGATGTCATCGTCATCCAGGCAGCTATTAGGGGGTTATTG GCTCAGAGGGAACTGCTACAGCGTAAGAAAGTAGTGAAGTTGCAAGCTGCCATTCGTGGGCACTTGGTCCGGAGGCATGCTCTGGGAACCCTGCGTTGTGCTCAATCCATAATCAAAATGCAGGTCCTTGTGCGAACTCGTCGTGCTCAGCAGTCACATCTGGAAAATCATTTAATTCACAAGGATGGCGAAAAGGATTCCTCAGAAATTTTG GGAAATGAAAATCTGATGACCAAATCTAATGTGAATTACACTTCCATTGAGAAGCTGCTTAGCAATAGGTTTGCAAGTCAG CTGTTGGAATCAACACCAAAGAACAAACCTATCCATGTCAAGTGTGATCCTTCTAAAGCCGATTCTGCTTGGAAATGGTTGGAAAGGTGGATGTCCATATCATCAAAAGATATTGCAGATTGCAATGAAACTAGTTCTCTAACAGAACACTCAAAGGAAAGCAAGGATAGCGCTCCTGTGTTTCAATTTGAAACGGGTATTCCATCTGAACCCTTTCCCCCAGCCACTGACTCAATACCCACTGTTGAGGATTCACCTCTGCCATCTGAGGATGAAGAAAAGTCAATTACTTATGACGCTAATAACTTTGAGTTCCAAGCAAGCTGCTCCTCACCATCTATTGTAAAAGATGACTTGGAACAGGTTCCTGCTGAAGAAAAAACTGCATATGATGCCAAAGTTACCTTAGCTGATACCAATTCCTTCCAAAATGACAATTCAGCATCAGATGCAAGTGCCCCATCAGAGTTTTACTCTCTTCACAAGGGACCTGAAATTGCCCCATCATCAGAACACAGTTCTGTTCATGGGGAGCCTGAAATTACCCCACCACCAGAGCATACTTCTTTTTATCAGAAGCCTGAAATTGACAGTGAGCAGAACAAACGATCCGTGAAAAGATTTGCTTCAGAGCAACTAGAGTCTGAAGGAAAGAAAACTGTGAATGGATCAAAAAAGGTCAGTAATCCTGCATTTATTGCTGCACAGTCAAAATTTGAAGAGCTGAGTTCAATAGCAAATTCAGGCAGGACAAACAATTTGTCCTACCAAGATTCAGCAGTTGAATCACAAGGAGACACCTCTTCTGTTGGCAATGACAGTGCATATAAATCGAAAGAGTTTGCATTTGAAAATCCTGCTCTTTATCTTTCTAGGCTTGCTGGTTCTGATTGTGGCACTGAACTCTCCATTTCTTCAACACTTGATTCACCTGACATATCAGAGCCTGGTATAATGGAAAATGAACGAGACGCCAAAGATTTGGTGGAAGGGATTGGTAATCTTGAGAACACAATAAACCGTGATGATGAGGCCAATGTTTCATCTGCCATCCCAGCTTCTAATGTAGCTACTTCTGTTTTGGATCAGTCGGAGGTTGTTGATGACATTAGTGGCAATTTGGGTCCCTCTGTGGTGGCTGTGGACTCTGGAGAGCCTGCTATTAGTAATATTGAGAAAAATGCATCTGATCTGCAGAGAGAACCAGCAGAGGCTGGTCTGCAAGATTTAAGATCATCTCCAGAAGCATCACCTAGAAGCCATTTGACTGTTCCGGAATCACAAGGAACCCCTTCAAGCCAAGTGTCTGTGCAAACTAAAGAGAACAAAGCCAACAAGAATAGATCTGGCAATAAACGTCGGAGCCTACCCTTAAGTAACAAATCTCCTTCTACTCCAAATCAAGATTCGGGATCAAGAGGCAGTAGGGAGCAACTACCTAAAGATCAGCAGAACGGAAAGAGGCGCACTTCCTTTGGCTCAGTAAAGCCTGATGACATTGATCAAGAACCTAGAGATAATAATACTAGCAACAATTCTGTTCCCCATTTCATGCAAGCTACAGAATCTGCTAAGGCCAAGATTAATGCAAATAACTCGCCAAGATCAAGCCCAGATGTGCATGAACGGGACGTTGAAGTTAAGAAGAGGCTTTCCTTACCTGGTGCCGCTGGTAGACAAGGATCTCCACGTATCCAGCGATCAACATCTAAGGCACAGCAGACTGCCAAAGGGAACAATGTAAATCCTCCTCAAG AGAGAAAATGGCTGAGGTGA